GGGCGTTGTCGGAGTAACGGCGAGTACGTGAGGTGGAtgaagatgaggaaaccaaggcacagagagattaagtaacctTTGCCCACAGTCGCACGACTAGGAAGTAGTGATGCTGATTTCATTCCTGGCACTCTGGCTTTGCAGTTCCTATTCTTAGCCAATTGGAGGTACATAATGGACCCTTAATTGGGAATTGCtgctgtcattttaatttatcaaTTTACCTTAAAAATTGGAAGATGATTGCtcggttggtgttgctcagtggttgagcatcgacctatgaaccaggaggtcacggtttgattccagttagaCTTGAAAAATGGCGAAAACCTTTTTCCATACcccaaagaggaaaagaagagtgTACGAGAATTATGAGTCTCCACTTCTGATCCCCTTTGGTCAGAAAGACTTCAAAATATTCCATgctgaaatgataaacaacaatGTAGTTGTGAGGAATGCAGAAGATATAGAGCAGCTGTATGGGGAAGGTTATTTTGGAGAAGGAATCCTGTCTAGAAGCCGTCCAAACTTCACCATTTCAGGTCCCAAGCTGGTtgttaaatggaaagatattaaGACAAATGTGCCTATAATCACACCAAAGAAGTATCACCGTAGTGTAGAATGGGCCACAAAGCTCATgcggggacaggggagggatGAGAGTACACAGAATCCTTGAAGATTACACAAAACCACTTGAGCATCCTTGCATAGAACAGAATGAAGACGTTCCATTGCATGATAAGCTGAACTCTGAAATGGTTTCCAAAATAGAAGCCACAGCAGATAGAAAGAAACTTTCTGTGATGAACAGGGACTTGGGAAAGTCAGTTGATATGGAGGATCCCAGCAAGCCATCAGACTGCCTGCAGGACGGCTCTGGGCATGACCCACTCACTGCAAACGGCTTGGATATACACTTATTAGAGGTCACTGTACCTCTGTCCCAAGTCCATGGTAACCAAAACGATGTTCTCTCCCAGTGTGGTACTCAGGACAGCAGCCAACAAATGGGTCTCCTCTGTGCCAGAGAGAGAGGACCTGATGATGAGTACCTGCTGGTGGCGGAAGTCGTGTGTGATGTGAGCGAGAAGGAAGATGCCCCAAGCAAGAAAGCCTTCTTCCTGGTCTATGTTCTGGGATGTCTAAGTATTTACTATGAAAAAGAGCCTTTAATGATTGTGAAACTCTGGAAAGTTTTCACGGTAGTTCAGCCCACATTCAGGACTACCGATATGGCATACCATGACTTCCGAGGCAAGGGCTGGGTGCCCAAAGTGGGACTTAAGTACGGAACAGATTTACTGCTGTATCGAAAAGGACCTCCATTTTACCATGCAAGTTACTCTGTCATTATTGAGTTAGTCGATGGCCATTTTGAGGGCTCTCTTCGAAGACCTTTCAGTTGGAAGTCACCGGCTACCTTGAGCAGAGTTTCGGTGAATGTCTTCAAGGAACTCATGCTGTGCTATCTGACTAAACCCTCTACCATGACTGACAAGGAAATGGAATCACCAGAATGCATGAAGAGAATTAAAGTTCAGGAAGTGATTCTGAGCTGCTGGGTTTCTTCATGAGAGAGGAGTGACCAAGATGAACTTTAACAATTTGACCTCAGAATTCTAACTTCgccaaaaagtatttattgagtccCCTACAATCAGCCAAGCTCAGGGCGAGGTGAAGAGTCCTTTTATTGTAATTGGCCATTAATCAGAAAGTTTTAAAGGGCATGGTGCTCCCCAAGCCAGAGAACtattagtgttttaaaaaagaaattacacaGGGGGGAAGAAGAGAGCCCTGTGCCCGGATGTCAGCTTCTGTTCTCAGTGGGCACTGACCGTGACTGGCCCCAACTCCTCGCCTCCAGGCCCCACTCTGCATCCTCATCTGTTCAGTGAGGAGCGTGGATAGATGATTCCAGCAACAGGGAACCTCTGTTTAATCTAACCTCTGAATGGTAACAGTTACATGATGTGGCACTCGACAGTTCTCAAAGCAACACTTTATGCACAGACATCTCCTTACCCACATCCAATCTGTTCCCAAAAGAGTGCCGGAAAGCAGATCTGGGGGTTGCAGGATACCATGTTCGATtactttaaatggaaaaaattgcATGTCTCTGCTTGTCCAAGAACTTCAACCAATTACTGAAGCACATAACAGTCCATTTCATATTTAACAAGGATTTTTGTATCATAGAAAGCATTTAAAACATCAATTACCTAATTATTTGTCAGTGAACTAAATGGTAGGCATACTTGTGTAGAATACACAATATTATGCAGTATTAGATAAAAATTGCACCTTGCTTCAGTTaacttctttgaaataaaaataggtgGTGAAATAATGTGTGAAGGAAGATACATAATGAGTGCAATTGACATTTAGTAAACAAAGCCTTTTTTTAATTGGTTAGATACCAATGAAGAGTTGCCTCAGGAGTGGCATTTGGAGGCAAGAGGAGGGAAGTGGACagagggcacaggggtggggagacTGAGCAAGAGGGAGCCAGTGTAGGAGTGAGGGAACAATGGTCTGAGACTCATCCACTGTCCAAATTTGAGACACTGGCGGACAGGCCCTCCTTGGCATTAAATGCTCCAGAAGTAGATGGTTAAGAGCCATCTTTGGAAGCTgagacaaaaaacacaaaatgaacaCTTGCCTGCATCCCCTCGATGCATGATCTTAGAGACCCTGACAGCCTAAGATTCCGCcatagttgtgttttttaaaggttTGGCATTCAAATAATGAATCTCCCCTGCCTCAGACCAATAACGACCATCAGTTTGAAAGAGCTTCTTAGTAAGTTCTTTGCTCTTCATTAGTGATGCTAGTAGTTCTTCCACAGTTTTGCTGTTCACTTTGCTTATTCCAGTCTCCATAGCAAAATGAAAGACTTTGCTTTGAATCACCACTTTCTCAAAAACTTTAATGCTGGCAAAAAATTTCAGGAAACATTtctcctctatttcatttatcatttGTAGTGACACTTCTTTCCAAGTCTAATCAGTGCACCAGATGCCTTTATGGTAAAAAGTCTTCCACGAATCCTTCATCCAAGTACAGTCCTCCTGTCAACACTCCACCTCAGATGCTTTGTCATCAGCTGATGTGCATTGAAGGTTGTGGAGACTCCTTGGTATAATGGCTACAATAAGGATGTAGAGAAGCCAAAACAGCACACAGATATTTGTAACTGAACGCTCCAGGAGAATGTCCAAAGCATCATCTTTAGTCAAAGAAGCCTGTATGGAggattttccttctttatataTAGATTTGAACACGATGTAGCAGGCCATGCACTCCTCAGCATTGCCTGAGGGCCCTGGGCATTCTGGAATGGTACACCAGCAAAGGTTTTAGTTTAAATCACCCTCACAGTTTCCAGGTAAAAGTATTAGCTACCCCTGGCCAGTTTAGTGAaatagttagagcatcagcccacagactgatgggtctcaggtttgattcctggtcaagagtatgtaccttggttgcaggctcgatccctgccctcacccccaggtcGAGGtgcttgcgggaggcaacctatcaatgtgtctctctcacatcaatgtttctctcctcctcctcctctctcccttccactctatctaaaaatcaatttaaaaaataccctcaggtgaggattaacaacaaataaataaaaataaaagcagtaaaaaaaaaaatgaatgaacttggTAAACTATTGCTCTGTCAGGTACTATCCTGGCATTTTGTTTCTCAGAACTACTCTAAAGAGCCTGGGCAGGaaggaatctgtattttattaTGGCCAAACAGAGACTTATCCTTCCAGGCCTGGCTATATTTTTGCACTATGTGCTAACAAGTGACCCTGGcctaaagagaaatgaagaatgagATATTGCAAATCCCTGTTTATCTTATCTCTGGCTTTTAAGTGTGAATGTTTTATTCACATATAATATCACAACTGACATGCTCTTGGCAACTGTAGACACAAACTATTTACAGGCAATTATCCAAAATTAAGAC
This Eptesicus fuscus isolate TK198812 chromosome 11, DD_ASM_mEF_20220401, whole genome shotgun sequence DNA region includes the following protein-coding sequences:
- the LOC103283352 gene encoding LOW QUALITY PROTEIN: tRNA-splicing endonuclease subunit Sen2-like (The sequence of the model RefSeq protein was modified relative to this genomic sequence to represent the inferred CDS: inserted 2 bases in 1 codon; substituted 1 base at 1 genomic stop codon) translates to MAKTFFHTPKRKRRVYENYESPLLIPFGQKDFKIFHAEMINNNVVVRNAEDIEQLYGEGYFGEGILSRSRPNFTISGPKLVVKWKDIKTNVPIITPKKYHRSVEWATKLMRGQGRDESTXRILEDYTKPLEHPCIEQNEDVPLHDKLNSEMVSKIEATADRKKLSVMNRDLGKSVDMEDPSKPSDCLQDGSGHDPLTANGLDIHLLEVTVPLSQVHGNQNDVLSQCGTQDSSQQMGLLCARERGPDDEYLLVAEVVCDVSEKEDAPSKKAFFLVYVLGCLSIYYEKEPLMIVKLWKVFTVVQPTFRTTDMAYHDFRGKGWVPKVGLKYGTDLLLYRKGPPFYHASYSVIIELVDGHFEGSLRRPFSWKSPATLSRVSVNVFKELMLCYLTKPSTMTDKEMESPECMKRIKVQEVILSCWVSSXERSDQDEL